The Pedococcus dokdonensis region CGACGTTCTCGACCACCGTGAGGTTGTCGGCCAGCATGAAGTGCTGGAACACCATCCCGATGCCGGCCGCGATCGCGTCGGACGGCGAGTGCAGGTTGACGGCCTTGCCGTCGACCTTGATCGTCCCCTCGTCGGGGCGCTGCACGCCATACAGGATCTTCATCAGGGTGGACTTGCCGGCGCCGTTCTCACCGACGATCGCGTGGACCGTGCCACGACGCACCGAGAAGGTGATGTCCTTGTTGGCGACCACACCCGGGAACCGCTTGGTGATCCCCTCCACCTCGACGGCTGGGGCACCCCCTTGGGCAGTGGGCTGCGTCAGCGGTGGGGAGGCAGTGATGGCTCACACTCCTGGTCCGGGCCCGCGACGTCGCGGGCGGGGCGCATTTCGGGACGCTTCCGGCACGGGTCGCGGCACCGGGAAGCGGTCGTTCGGGCGGGTCGATCAGGGAAGCACACGGCCCGGGTCAGACGCTACCGCGCCGCCCGGGCCGTGTACGACCATCATCGTGATCAGGGGGTGGTGGGCACCTTGATCTCGCCGGCGATGATCTTGGCCTTGTAGTCGTCGAGCTTGGCCTTGATGTCGTCGACCTGACCACCGGTCGTGGAGTAGTCCACACCGCCGGCCTTGAGGTCGTAGACGTTGTTGCCGGTCTTCTCCTGGCCGTCAGCGGCCGACTTGATGAAGTCGTACACCGCGACGTCGACCTTCTTGATCATCGAGGTCATGATGACCGAGCGGACGTCCTCGGGGGCGGTGAGGGCCTGGTCCGAGTCGACGCCGATGGCGAGCTTGCCGGCAGCCTTGGCCGCCGTGAAGACGCCACCACCGGAACCACCGGCAGCGTGGTAGACGATGTCGGCGCCCTTGTCGTACATGCCCTGCGCCGCGGTCTTGCCCTTGGCCGGGTCACCGAAGCCGCTGAAGTCCGGCGGCTGGGTGAGGTACTGGGAGTCGATCTTGATCGACGGGTTGACCGCCTTCGCACCGGCGATGTAGCCAGCCTCGAACTTCTTGATCAGCGGGACGTTCACGCCACCGACGAAGCCGATGTGGCCCGACTTCGACTTGAGCGCGGCCGCCGCACCGACGAGGAACGAGCCCTCGTTCTCGGCGAACGTGATCTGGTCGACGTTGGCGCCCTTGGAGTCGTCCGACGCGTCGTCGACGATCGCGAAGTGCACGTCGGGGTTGTCCTTGGCAGCCTTGCCCACCGAGGCGGCGTAGGCGAAGCCGACCGCGACGACGTGCGTGTAGCCGGCGTCGACGAGCTGCTGGAGACGCTCCTCGCGGGCGGCCTCGTTCTCACCGTTGACCGCGGCAGCTTCCTTGGTCTCCACGCCGAGCTCGGTCTTGGCCTTGTCGAGGCCCGCGGCAGCGGCGTCGTTGAACGACTGGTCGCCACGACCACCGACGTCGTAGGCCATGCCGACCTTGATCGAGGCCTTCTTGGTCGTGCTCGAGCTGGAACCGCTGGTCCCCGGGTCGTCGCCCGAGTCACCACATGCGGCAAGGCTCAGTGCTGCCACTGACACCACCGCTGCAACCTTCATCGTGTGACGCAAGGCTGTCTCCTGTTCTTTGGTAAAAATCGCTTCATGGAAAAGCAAAGGGGCGCTCTGATGCGCCGCTAGGCGGAGAGGATAGCCCGACGCTCCGCGTGGTTCGTCGGCCTTGGGCCAGTTGGGTCACAAACCGTTACCGATCCGCGACTGTCCCTCAGCCAGCCGTACCGGGCGTGTCCCGGGTCTTGACGACTCCGGCCACGACCGCACCGGCGAGCAGCCGGGCACCCTGCACGACGGACCCCTCGTCCACGACCAGGTCGCCCTGGTGCAGGTCGTAGGTCGACCCTCCCGGCGTGCGGGTGCCGAGGCGGGCCATCGCTCCCGGCACCTGGCGCAGGTACCAGGCGAAGTCCTCGCCACCCAGTGACTGCGGCGTGCCCACCGCGGTGAGCCCGGTGCCGTCGGCCGCGGCGCGGAACACCTCGATCGCCTCCGGGTCGTTGACCACCGGCGGCACCCCCTGGACGTGCTCGAGGACGGCCGTCACGGCATACGGGGCGACGACGTGCTCGACCGCCTCCGCGAGGAGCGGTCCGATCGTGGTCCAGGCGGTCGCGTCGAGCATCCGGAGCGTGCCGGCGGCGACGCCGCTCGACGGGATCACGTTGGCCGCCTGGCCGGCGTGCACCTCGCCCCAGACCAGCGCGAACGCGGTGCGGGGGTCGAGCCGGCGCGACAGCACGGCGGGCAGCTCGGTGACCACCTTGCCGAGCGCGAAGGTGAGGTCCTCGGTCAGGTGCGGGCGCGAGGTGTGCCCCCCGCGTCCGCTCAGGTGGACGGTGACGCGGTCGGCCGCGGCGGTGATGGCTCCGTCACGCAGACCGACGCTGCCGACGTCGAGGCTGGGGTCGCAGTGCACCGCGAAGATGGCGTCGACCCCGTCGAGCGCACCCTCCGCGAGCAGGTCCACGGCACCACCGGGGATGACCTCCTCGGCCGGCTGGAACAGCAGCCGCACGCCGATGCCCCGCTCGCGCAGCGCGTCCTCGTGGACCTTGAGCGCGAGCCCCGCCCCGAGCATCGCGGCGACGTGCACGTCGTGCCCGCAGGCGTGGCAGATGCCCTCGGTGGTCGAGGCCCACGGCAGGTGGGTCCGCTCCCCCACCGGCAGCGCGTCGAGGTCGGCGCGCAGGGCCACCCGGTAGGCCGGCTGCTCGGCGCCCAGGTCGGCGACCAGGCCGCTGACCGGCAGGGTGCGGTGCGCGATCCCGGCGTCGGCGAGCCGACGGGCCACCTGGGCGGTCGTGCGGATCTCGCCGCGGGACAGCTCGGGATGGGCGTGCAGGTCGTGCTGCAGGTCGAGGAGCTCGGGGGCGAGGGAGTCGATGGTGGCGCAGAGTGCGCCCATCAGGAGATGGTCTGTCATGTCAGCGCGCACTCTACTCGCGGCGGGCGCGGCTCCCGGCAGGACCAGGCCGCGGCTCCCGGCAGGACCAGGCCGCGGCTCCCGGCAGGACTAGAAGGTCTCGCGGGGGACGTAGAGGCCCCACACGTCGCGCAGCGCGTGGCTGACCTCGCCGCCGGTCGCGCGCAGCCGCAGCGCCTCGCGCATCGGGTAGAGCACGTTGTCGGTGCCGCGGGCCGCCTCCCGCAGCGCCTCGAGGGCGGCCTCGACCGCATCGTTGTCGCGGTCGGCGCGCAGCGCGGCGAGGCGCTCGCGCTGGTCGTGCTCGATCTGCGGGTCGACGCGCAGCGGCTCGTAGGGCTCCTCCTCGTCGAGGGCGAACCGGTTGAGACCGACGACGGTGCGCTCCTTGCTGTCGATCTCGAGCGCGATCCGGTAGGCGGACCGCTCGATCTCGGACTTCTGGAAGCCCTGCTCGATCGCGGCCACTGCTCCCCCACGGTCCTCAACCGCCTGGATCAGCTCGAGCGCCGCGGCCTCGACGTCGTCGGTCATCGACTCGACGACGTACGACCCGGCGAACGGGTCGACGGTCTTGGTCACGTCGGTCTCGTAGGCGATCACCTGCTGGGTGCGCAGCGCGAGCCGGGCGGCCTTCTGGGTCGGGAGCGCGATCGCCTCGTCGAACGAGTTGGTGTGCAGCGACTGGGTGCCGCCGAGCACCGCGCCGAGACCCTGCAGCGCGACGCGCACGAGGTTGACCTCGGGCTGCTGGGCGGTCAGCTGCACCCCGGCGGTCTGGGTGTGGAACCGCAGCATCTGGCTCTTGGGGTTCTTGGCCCCGAACTCGTCCCGCATGATCCGCGCCCAGATCCGGCGGGCAGCGCGGAACTTCGCGACCTCCTCGAGCAGCGTCGTCCGGGCCACGAAGAAGAACGACAGCCGCGGGGCGAAGTCGTCGACGTCGAGCCCGGCCTTGATCGCGGCGCGGACGTACTCCTTGGCGTTGGCCAGGGTGAACGCGATCTCCTGCGCGGGCGTCGCCCCGGCCTCGGCCATGTGGTAGCCGCTGATGGAGATGGTGTTCCAGCGCGGCAGCTCCTGGTGGCAGTAGGCGAAGATGTCGCTGATCAGCCGCAACGACTCCTTCGGCGGGTAGATGTAGGTGCCGCGAGCGATGTACTCCTTGAGCACGTCGTTCTGGATGGTGCCGGCCAGCCGCGACGGGTCGGCGCCGTTCTCCTCGGCCACCAGCTGGTACATCAGCAACAACGTCGACGCGGGAGCGTTGATCGTCATCGAGGTCGACAGCTCGCCCAGCGGCAGCCCGCCGAAGAGCGTGCGCATGTCCTCGATCGAGTCGATCGCGACGCCGACCTTGCCGACCTCGCCGTGCGCGATCGCCTCGTCGGAGTCGTAGCCCATCTGGGTCGGCAGGTCGAACGCGACGGACAGTCCGCCGGTGCCCGCCTTCACCAGCTCGTGGTAGCGCTCGTTCGACTCCTTGGCCGTCCCGAACCCGGCGTACTGCCGCATCGTCCACGGCCGCCCCGTGTACATGTTCGGGTAGACGCCGCGCGTGTAGGGGAACTGCCCGGGGTCACCGAGCTGGGCGTCCGCGTCGAAGCCCTCGAGGTCGCCCGCGGCATACACGGCCTTGATCGGCAGGTCGGACTCGGAGCGTGCAGCGGGGACGTCGGCGGCCATGCCGCCCACGATAGTGAGCCGGTATGCCGCGTGGTCACCGCTCGTGGCCCACCTCACCGTGGGCTGCATCACCCCCGGCTCAGTGGCCGAGCTCGGCGCGGCGCTTGTCCCAGCGGTCGGAGAGCTGCTGCATCTCCTCGGTGACGAACTCGAGGAACGCGACGCTGAGGGCCAGCCGGTCGCCGGCCTGGGTGCCCGCGCCGCCGACCTGGTCGACGCCGTCGCGCAGCGTCTCGGTGAGCGGGGTGTAGATGGTGGCGGAGTTGATCATCACGTCGTGCCAGGCGTCGTCGGCGACCACGTGCACGTCGCGCCGGGTGCCCGGTTCGCGCTCCCGGTGGATCATCCGCAACTGCTCCAGCGAGCGCACCGCCCCCGAGACCGAGGCGGGGCTGACCGTCAGCACCTCACCGATCTCCGCCGCCGTCATCCGCCCGTCCTCGTCGGCCAGCAGGGCCGCGAAGACCCTGGCCGGCAACCGCTGCATCCCGGCAGCGGTGAGGGCGGAGCCGAACCGCTCGACGAAGCGCGCGGGGTCCGCGGCGGCGGGGGTGGGGGTCATGAGGACAGTTTAGATCATTCAGAGATTTCTGAAAACAGTGTAGAGTTGGGCTCATGGCTCCTGTCATCGAGGCCGTCGGCCTCACCAAGACGTTCGGCTCCACCACCGCCCTCGACGGCCTCGACCTGACCGTCCACGAGGGTGAGGTGCACGGCTTCCTCGGCCCCAACGGCGCCGGGAAGTCCACCACCATCCGCGTCCTCCTCGGACTCCTGCGCGCCGACGCCGGGACGGTCCGGCTGCTCGACCGTGACCCCTGGGCGGACGCCACCGAGCTGCACCGCCGGCTCGCCTACGTGCCCGGCGACGTCGTCCTCTGGCCGAACCTAACCGGCGGTGAGGTCATCGACCTGCTCGGCCGGCTGCGCGGCGGGGTCTCCGAGGGCCGGCGCGCCGAGCTGCTCGAGGCGTTCGAGCTCGACCCGACCAAGAAGGGCCGGTCCTACTCCAAGGGCAACCGGCAGAAGGTCGCGCTCGTCGCGGCGTTCGCGTCCGACGTGCCACTGCTCGTCCTCGACGAACCCACGTCGGGACTCGACCCCCTGATGGAGAAGGTCTTCCAGGAGCACCTGGCCCGGGTCCGCGACGAGGGGCGCACCGTCCTGCTCTCCAGCCACATCCTGTCCGAGGTCGAGACCGCAGCCGACCGGGTCAGCATCGTGCGCGCCGGACGCGTGGTGGACTCCGGGTCACTGGCCGACCTGCGGCACCTGACCCGCACCAGCATCACCGCGACCCTCGCCCGCCCGGTGTCCGACACCGAAGCGGGCCGCTGGCCCGGCGTCGAGTCGGCGCGCCAGGACCGCGAGCGCCTCGTCCTCTCGGTCGGGACCAGCTCGGTCGGCGACGTGCTCCAGCGGCTCGGCGGGCACGGCATCCAGGCGCTCACCTGCCAGCCACCGACTCTCGAGGAGCTGTTCCTCTCGCAGTACCGCGACGACCTGGGCACTGCCGCGGGCAACGGCGCCGGGGCCGGCGCCAAGGAAGAGGTGTCGGCGTGAGCGACAGCTTCGCCGGCGCCGGTGCGCTGTTGCGGCTGGCGTGGCGCCGGGACCGCTGGATCGTCGTCGCGAGCGTGCTGGCCCTGGTGGCCACCGCCTACGGCTCGATGGCAGCCACCCTCGACCTCTACCCGACCGACGCCGCGGCCGCTGGTGGTGCCGCGGCGATGGTCGACAACCCGTCGCTCACTGCGCTGTACGGGCCGCTCCCCTCTGCCACCGCCGCCGGTATCGGCGTGCTCAAGACCGTCATGATGGGCAGTCTCGCCACGGCCTTCCTCGCCTTCGCGCTGGTCCGTCGGCACACCCGCAGCGAGGAGGAGGACGGCCGCCTCGAGCTGGTCGCCGCCGGCGTCGTCGGTCGTCGGGCTCCGCTCGCCGCGGCCGTCGCGCTCGCGACCCTCACCGTGCTCGCCACCGGTCTGCTCTCGGCGCTGAGCCTGCTGGGGACCGGTGTCGACGCCACGGGGTCGTTCGCACTCGGGGCCGTCGAGGTGGTCGCCGGCCTGGTCATGATCGGTGTGACCGCCGTGGCCGTGCAGCTCACCTCCACCACGCGAGGTGCCGGAGGCATCGCGGTCGGGGCGCTCGGGCTGGCCTTCGTGGTGCGCGCCACCGCCGACACCAGCAGCGGTGGTTCGGGGCTGGTCTGGTTGTCGTTCCTGGGCTGGGCCGAGCAGGTCAGCCCGTTCGGCGCGAACCGGTTGTGGCTGGTGTTTCCCGCCCTCGTCGCCACCGCCGGGCTGCTCCTGGTCGCCGACGCGCTGCTGCACCGGCGCGACCTCGGCTCCGGTCTCTGGGCGGCGCGTCCCGGGCCGAGTCGGGCCCGGCCGGCGCTGCGGTCACCGCTCGGGTTGGCGTGGCGGCTCCAGCGGGGCACCTTGCTCGGCTGGACGATCGGGTATGCCGTCCTGGGCCTCGTCGTCGGCAACATCGCCTCCTCGGTCGACCAGATCGCCGACAGCCCGTCCGTCGAGGAGATGCTGCGCAAGATGAGTGGTGGGCAGGGTTCCCTGCTGGACGCCTTCTTCGGGACCGAGCTGCGCTTCCTCGCGATCGGCGCCGCCGCCTACGGCATCGCCACCGCGCTCCGGCTGCGCTCCGAGGAGAACGCAGCGCGCGCCGAGGTCGTCCTGGCCACCCCGGTCAGCCGGTGGCGCTGGCTCGGCAGCCACCTCGTCATCGCCGCCGCCGGGTCGGTCTGGCTGCTCGCCGTGGTGGGCGTCGCCGCGGGCCTGGCGGCCGGTGCGGTGAGCGGCACCGGGGTGTCCGAGCTGCTGCCCGCGGCGCTGGCCACGGCTCCGGCGGTGCTGGTCTGCGTCGGCCTGACGGTGCTGCTCTTCGGGCTGCTGCCGCGGATGTCGACGGCGGCGTGGGGACTGCTGGCGTTGTTCGTGCTGCTCGGCGAGTTCGGCGCACTGTTGTCGCTGCCCGACTGGGCCCTGGGACTGTCGCCGTTCGACCACCTCGGCAGCCTCCCCGGCGGCGACGCCAATCCGGCCGGGCTCGCGGGCCTGCTGGCAGTCGCGGTGGCAGTCACGGCGGTCGGAGCCACCGCCTTCCGCCGCCGCGACCTCGCCACCTGACCCGACCGACCAGCCCAGCCCCCCCGACGCAGGAACCTTTGCTATCAAAGGTTCCTGCGTGACGGACAGGTTGCAACCTGTCCGCGAACCGGTTTCCTTTGCTAGCAAAGGTTCGTGCAGCCAGCGCGGGGGTCAGAGGAGGTCGGTGCGGCCCTCGGACTTGAGCAGGTCGACGACGGCCTTGACGTCCTGGGCCCGGTCCCGTGAGACGACCAGGAGCGCGTCGGGCGTGTCGACCACGACCACGTCGTCGAGCCCGACCACCGCGACCACCCGCCCGTCGCGGTCCCCCGACGGCACGACGACCCCGGTCGCGTCGACCACCCGCACGCTGGAGGCGTCGCCCAGGACCCGCACCCCCGGCATACCCGAGGCGTCGGGGAGGAGGGCACCGAGCGAGCTGAAGTCGCCCACGTCGTCCCAGCCGAAGCCACCCGGCACCACCGCGACCCGCCCCTCGGCGGCCGCGGGTTCGGCCACTGCGTGGTCGATGGCGATCTTCTCGAG contains the following coding sequences:
- a CDS encoding acyl-CoA mutase large subunit family protein, whose protein sequence is MAADVPAARSESDLPIKAVYAAGDLEGFDADAQLGDPGQFPYTRGVYPNMYTGRPWTMRQYAGFGTAKESNERYHELVKAGTGGLSVAFDLPTQMGYDSDEAIAHGEVGKVGVAIDSIEDMRTLFGGLPLGELSTSMTINAPASTLLLMYQLVAEENGADPSRLAGTIQNDVLKEYIARGTYIYPPKESLRLISDIFAYCHQELPRWNTISISGYHMAEAGATPAQEIAFTLANAKEYVRAAIKAGLDVDDFAPRLSFFFVARTTLLEEVAKFRAARRIWARIMRDEFGAKNPKSQMLRFHTQTAGVQLTAQQPEVNLVRVALQGLGAVLGGTQSLHTNSFDEAIALPTQKAARLALRTQQVIAYETDVTKTVDPFAGSYVVESMTDDVEAAALELIQAVEDRGGAVAAIEQGFQKSEIERSAYRIALEIDSKERTVVGLNRFALDEEEPYEPLRVDPQIEHDQRERLAALRADRDNDAVEAALEALREAARGTDNVLYPMREALRLRATGGEVSHALRDVWGLYVPRETF
- a CDS encoding ABC transporter permease — its product is MSDSFAGAGALLRLAWRRDRWIVVASVLALVATAYGSMAATLDLYPTDAAAAGGAAAMVDNPSLTALYGPLPSATAAGIGVLKTVMMGSLATAFLAFALVRRHTRSEEEDGRLELVAAGVVGRRAPLAAAVALATLTVLATGLLSALSLLGTGVDATGSFALGAVEVVAGLVMIGVTAVAVQLTSTTRGAGGIAVGALGLAFVVRATADTSSGGSGLVWLSFLGWAEQVSPFGANRLWLVFPALVATAGLLLVADALLHRRDLGSGLWAARPGPSRARPALRSPLGLAWRLQRGTLLGWTIGYAVLGLVVGNIASSVDQIADSPSVEEMLRKMSGGQGSLLDAFFGTELRFLAIGAAAYGIATALRLRSEENAARAEVVLATPVSRWRWLGSHLVIAAAGSVWLLAVVGVAAGLAAGAVSGTGVSELLPAALATAPAVLVCVGLTVLLFGLLPRMSTAAWGLLALFVLLGEFGALLSLPDWALGLSPFDHLGSLPGGDANPAGLAGLLAVAVAVTAVGATAFRRRDLAT
- a CDS encoding BMP family lipoprotein — encoded protein: MKVAAVVSVAALSLAACGDSGDDPGTSGSSSSTTKKASIKVGMAYDVGGRGDQSFNDAAAAGLDKAKTELGVETKEAAAVNGENEAAREERLQQLVDAGYTHVVAVGFAYAASVGKAAKDNPDVHFAIVDDASDDSKGANVDQITFAENEGSFLVGAAAALKSKSGHIGFVGGVNVPLIKKFEAGYIAGAKAVNPSIKIDSQYLTQPPDFSGFGDPAKGKTAAQGMYDKGADIVYHAAGGSGGGVFTAAKAAGKLAIGVDSDQALTAPEDVRSVIMTSMIKKVDVAVYDFIKSAADGQEKTGNNVYDLKAGGVDYSTTGGQVDDIKAKLDDYKAKIIAGEIKVPTTP
- a CDS encoding GbsR/MarR family transcriptional regulator, which codes for MTPTPAAADPARFVERFGSALTAAGMQRLPARVFAALLADEDGRMTAAEIGEVLTVSPASVSGAVRSLEQLRMIHREREPGTRRDVHVVADDAWHDVMINSATIYTPLTETLRDGVDQVGGAGTQAGDRLALSVAFLEFVTEEMQQLSDRWDKRRAELGH
- a CDS encoding ABC transporter ATP-binding protein translates to MAPVIEAVGLTKTFGSTTALDGLDLTVHEGEVHGFLGPNGAGKSTTIRVLLGLLRADAGTVRLLDRDPWADATELHRRLAYVPGDVVLWPNLTGGEVIDLLGRLRGGVSEGRRAELLEAFELDPTKKGRSYSKGNRQKVALVAAFASDVPLLVLDEPTSGLDPLMEKVFQEHLARVRDEGRTVLLSSHILSEVETAADRVSIVRAGRVVDSGSLADLRHLTRTSITATLARPVSDTEAGRWPGVESARQDRERLVLSVGTSSVGDVLQRLGGHGIQALTCQPPTLEELFLSQYRDDLGTAAGNGAGAGAKEEVSA
- a CDS encoding amidohydrolase, whose translation is MTDHLLMGALCATIDSLAPELLDLQHDLHAHPELSRGEIRTTAQVARRLADAGIAHRTLPVSGLVADLGAEQPAYRVALRADLDALPVGERTHLPWASTTEGICHACGHDVHVAAMLGAGLALKVHEDALRERGIGVRLLFQPAEEVIPGGAVDLLAEGALDGVDAIFAVHCDPSLDVGSVGLRDGAITAAADRVTVHLSGRGGHTSRPHLTEDLTFALGKVVTELPAVLSRRLDPRTAFALVWGEVHAGQAANVIPSSGVAAGTLRMLDATAWTTIGPLLAEAVEHVVAPYAVTAVLEHVQGVPPVVNDPEAIEVFRAAADGTGLTAVGTPQSLGGEDFAWYLRQVPGAMARLGTRTPGGSTYDLHQGDLVVDEGSVVQGARLLAGAVVAGVVKTRDTPGTAG